The Sporomusa termitida genome has a window encoding:
- a CDS encoding YbaB/EbfC family nucleoid-associated protein: protein MFGNMGNMAGMMKKVQKLQGDMAKLQEELKSRTIEVSTGGGAVKVVVTGEKRIQSVKISPSAVDPEDVEMLEDLVAAAVNEAMTKVDDMMAQEMGKLTGGLNLPPGMF from the coding sequence ATGTTTGGAAATATGGGAAATATGGCTGGAATGATGAAAAAGGTTCAAAAATTGCAGGGGGATATGGCCAAACTTCAGGAAGAGCTTAAATCCCGGACCATCGAAGTATCCACCGGGGGTGGCGCAGTTAAAGTCGTAGTTACCGGGGAAAAGAGAATTCAGTCTGTAAAAATTTCTCCTTCTGCCGTTGACCCTGAGGATGTGGAAATGCTGGAGGATTTGGTTGCGGCTGCTGTTAATGAGGCCATGACCAAGGTAGATGATATGATGGCCCAGGAGATGGGGAAATTAACCGGCGGTCTTAATCTGCCACCAGGAATGTTTTAA
- the dnaX gene encoding DNA polymerase III subunit gamma/tau — translation MTYVALYRKWRPQDFGSLVGQDHISITLKNAIVSGKIAHAYLFAGPRGTGKTTTAKILAKSLNCQQGPTAIPCNACPNCEKITTGTSMDVFEVDAASNRGIDEIRDLRETVKFSPVDGRYKVYIIDEVHMLTTEAFNALLKTLEEPPGHVVFVLATTEPHKIPATIHSRCQRYDFRRIGVREIEQRLALVAKHTDLQVEPEALKLIAVQADGGLRDALSILDQCAALDSSGLITAAHVRQLLGLIGHEWVWQLTDAIAERDTHSLLLKLDEVINLGKDVRQLLVEMALHARSLMLFKAAPAIENIEMYSEDKSVLAAQSAKFSHQELVAMLELLHSTANETKWAAEPRIAVEMALITLCRRAVSTDIAALIERIAVLESRFTNQTAVVEASPANVSPQPAPAPPTPLKPVASSSELPRQAPKSPRPAGAPPVGAEPVIPPPPSDAAGNISNLNEIWAAVLKELLASGKRSVHACVMQGHLIALADNQATVRFSATFPKERTEKDDYRAIVEKALAQVTGQQVKIICVLGQDTPAAKPKASLPVTAVQPDPGINHPAVKQAQMMFGGTIVKIEEEKKN, via the coding sequence ATGACTTATGTGGCATTGTATCGAAAGTGGCGACCGCAGGATTTTGGCAGTTTAGTCGGTCAGGATCATATTAGTATAACTCTGAAAAATGCGATTGTCTCCGGTAAGATTGCCCACGCCTATTTGTTTGCCGGGCCGCGGGGGACAGGGAAAACGACTACAGCCAAAATATTGGCGAAGTCGCTAAATTGTCAACAGGGCCCTACCGCTATCCCCTGTAACGCCTGCCCTAATTGTGAAAAGATCACCACCGGCACATCAATGGATGTTTTTGAGGTAGATGCGGCCTCCAACCGGGGCATTGACGAAATTCGTGATCTCAGAGAAACAGTTAAATTTTCACCGGTAGACGGGCGTTATAAAGTATACATAATTGATGAAGTCCATATGTTAACGACAGAGGCCTTTAATGCGCTGCTGAAGACGCTGGAGGAACCGCCTGGCCACGTAGTGTTTGTTCTAGCCACAACTGAGCCGCATAAGATTCCCGCGACAATTCACTCTCGCTGCCAACGCTATGATTTCCGCCGCATAGGTGTAAGAGAAATTGAGCAGCGGTTAGCGCTAGTTGCAAAACACACTGATTTACAGGTGGAACCTGAGGCACTTAAGCTGATTGCCGTTCAGGCTGACGGCGGTCTGCGTGATGCTCTCAGCATTTTGGATCAATGCGCTGCTTTGGATAGCAGCGGTTTGATAACGGCTGCCCATGTTAGACAATTGCTGGGATTAATTGGCCATGAATGGGTGTGGCAGCTAACCGATGCAATAGCTGAACGTGATACTCACAGCTTGCTGCTCAAACTCGACGAAGTTATTAATCTAGGGAAAGATGTACGTCAATTGCTTGTTGAAATGGCACTACATGCCCGCAGCCTGATGTTGTTTAAAGCTGCTCCCGCTATTGAAAACATTGAAATGTACAGTGAGGATAAATCAGTATTAGCTGCCCAAAGTGCCAAATTTTCTCATCAGGAACTAGTGGCGATGCTAGAGCTTTTGCATTCGACCGCGAACGAGACAAAATGGGCGGCTGAACCGCGTATTGCTGTGGAAATGGCACTTATTACATTATGCCGGCGGGCGGTAAGTACAGATATTGCTGCTTTAATTGAGCGGATTGCCGTGCTCGAGTCTCGTTTTACCAACCAAACGGCGGTGGTGGAGGCAAGTCCCGCCAATGTAAGCCCGCAGCCGGCGCCGGCGCCGCCTACGCCGCTCAAGCCGGTCGCTAGCTCATCTGAGCTGCCCCGGCAGGCTCCGAAATCTCCCCGGCCGGCTGGGGCGCCACCGGTGGGGGCTGAACCTGTTATACCGCCGCCTCCTTCTGACGCGGCAGGTAATATAAGCAATTTAAATGAGATATGGGCAGCTGTGCTCAAAGAACTCTTAGCTAGTGGTAAGCGGTCGGTACACGCCTGTGTGATGCAAGGTCACTTAATAGCTCTTGCTGATAATCAGGCAACGGTACGTTTTTCTGCCACTTTTCCGAAAGAACGGACAGAAAAAGACGATTACCGGGCAATCGTTGAAAAAGCGCTTGCTCAGGTTACCGGGCAACAAGTAAAAATTATTTGTGTACTGGGACAGGATACACCTGCTGCCAAACCAAAAGCATCACTGCCGGTAACTGCTGTGCAGCCTGATCCTGGTATTAATCACCCGGCTGTCAAACAGGCCCAAATGATGTTTGGCGGTACAATAGTAAAGATAGAGGAAGAAAAAAAAAATTAG
- a CDS encoding 50S ribosomal protein L9 yields the protein MFTRTDFWIGLVVGSIAGAFGYKLMSEQSMRIVAPAAPVATAQGVGEIPIDELMRQKERLEDLIAERQQGGVQA from the coding sequence ATGTTTACAAGAACTGACTTTTGGATAGGTTTGGTTGTTGGCTCTATTGCTGGGGCATTTGGGTACAAGCTGATGTCGGAACAATCAATGCGTATTGTGGCGCCGGCTGCTCCAGTGGCGACTGCCCAGGGAGTAGGTGAAATTCCGATAGACGAGTTGATGCGTCAAAAAGAACGTCTGGAAGATTTAATCGCAGAACGGCAACAAGGTGGAGTTCAAGCGTAA
- a CDS encoding heavy metal translocating P-type ATPase — MGYRYVTLPVNKALSAQQKTLLEISIRKIPAVRSAFVGDTGKLTVYFAGQLDMSAIVAKIQNAGRPDRPVQAVAVKQYNGEENTSFIEYRRDAILAGAGLVGLQLLRMAMPAAFTAVYWGRSAFVLFVARKFIASGVRSLLVERQPNADTLTTTAVMASILGGKPESSLTLLALSNFAEMLTTYTAERARKHISTLLRLDQQYIWKIEEDGHEVRVAVESLKPGDRVGVHLGEKICVDGRVLSGAAAVDQSSITGEYIPAEKNAGDYVYAGTVLQNGFLEIVVEKMGDDTALARIVHMVEEAQARRAPVQNFADRMANMLVPISFIAAGLVYGATKDWQRVLNMLFIDFSCGLKLSTATAISAAIGRAASRGVLIKGGNYVEALAGIDTVVMDKTGTITVGKPQIVAVKTAPGITERELLLLAASAELHSAHPLACAILDHVETQGWEIPPHSSTETIIARGIWAEVPDFEDIRGGRILVGSWRFMEEYKLEGRGFGDDPGAECGYNLVYVARDQALLGLLVVSDPIRPNLKKTINQLRRQGVDEVVMITGDTEPVAKHVAAALDLDAHYAEVLPEDKATLVNRIKRRSQVLMVGDGINDAPALAFADVGVAMGGRRTDIAVESAAITINSEDPLVLSEVVALGKQTMKIVQQNFTATIAVNTAAMLLGAIGRTNPMISALIHNAATIGVVLNSARILVAHKKRW; from the coding sequence ATGGGATACCGATATGTTACTTTGCCTGTAAATAAGGCTTTATCTGCACAACAAAAAACACTTTTGGAGATTAGTATACGGAAAATCCCGGCTGTTAGAAGTGCCTTTGTTGGTGACACTGGCAAGCTGACTGTATATTTTGCCGGGCAGTTAGATATGTCGGCTATAGTGGCAAAAATTCAGAATGCAGGTCGTCCGGATCGTCCGGTTCAGGCTGTCGCCGTTAAGCAGTATAATGGCGAGGAAAATACTTCGTTCATTGAATATCGCCGGGACGCAATACTGGCAGGCGCCGGTCTGGTGGGGCTGCAATTGCTGCGTATGGCTATGCCGGCAGCCTTCACTGCTGTTTATTGGGGGCGTAGTGCCTTTGTTCTTTTTGTAGCCCGGAAATTTATTGCCAGCGGGGTGCGCAGCTTGTTGGTTGAACGGCAGCCTAATGCTGACACGCTGACGACAACTGCAGTAATGGCCTCGATTTTAGGCGGAAAACCCGAATCGAGCCTGACGCTCCTGGCTCTTTCTAATTTTGCCGAGATGCTGACTACTTATACTGCGGAGAGGGCCCGTAAGCATATTTCCACACTCTTGCGGCTTGATCAGCAATATATCTGGAAGATCGAGGAAGACGGCCATGAAGTCCGTGTGGCCGTGGAAAGCCTCAAGCCGGGAGACCGGGTTGGTGTACATCTCGGAGAAAAAATTTGTGTTGACGGCCGGGTGTTATCCGGGGCAGCAGCTGTAGACCAATCATCAATTACCGGTGAATACATACCTGCCGAAAAAAATGCCGGTGATTATGTTTATGCCGGCACTGTACTTCAAAATGGTTTTCTGGAGATCGTGGTAGAGAAAATGGGGGACGATACGGCCTTAGCACGTATTGTGCATATGGTGGAAGAGGCGCAGGCCCGCCGGGCGCCGGTGCAAAATTTTGCTGACCGGATGGCCAATATGCTGGTACCCATATCCTTTATTGCCGCCGGTTTGGTTTATGGGGCTACCAAGGACTGGCAGCGTGTACTCAATATGCTGTTTATTGATTTTTCCTGTGGCCTGAAACTGTCTACCGCCACTGCTATTTCGGCGGCGATTGGGCGGGCGGCCAGCAGGGGGGTACTGATTAAAGGCGGCAATTATGTGGAGGCCTTGGCTGGCATCGATACGGTGGTGATGGATAAGACCGGTACAATTACTGTTGGTAAGCCGCAAATTGTCGCTGTTAAAACTGCACCAGGCATTACTGAGCGGGAGCTGCTGCTTTTGGCCGCTTCGGCGGAATTACATTCCGCTCACCCCTTGGCTTGCGCTATCCTGGATCATGTGGAAACACAAGGCTGGGAGATCCCGCCGCACAGCAGTACTGAAACTATCATTGCCCGCGGTATTTGGGCTGAAGTCCCTGATTTTGAGGATATTCGCGGCGGACGGATTTTGGTTGGCAGTTGGCGGTTTATGGAGGAGTACAAGCTTGAAGGCCGGGGCTTTGGCGATGATCCAGGGGCAGAATGCGGCTATAATCTGGTCTATGTGGCGAGAGATCAAGCGTTGTTGGGTCTGCTGGTGGTCAGTGACCCTATACGCCCTAATCTGAAAAAGACAATTAATCAGTTGCGGCGCCAGGGGGTTGATGAGGTTGTCATGATTACCGGTGATACTGAACCTGTAGCAAAACATGTTGCCGCCGCACTGGATCTTGACGCTCATTATGCCGAGGTTCTGCCGGAGGACAAAGCAACGCTGGTGAATCGGATAAAGAGGCGGTCTCAGGTCCTGATGGTAGGTGATGGCATTAATGATGCTCCTGCTTTGGCCTTTGCCGATGTAGGCGTAGCTATGGGCGGACGGCGAACCGATATTGCTGTAGAGTCAGCTGCTATTACTATCAATTCAGAGGATCCGCTGGTACTGTCGGAGGTAGTTGCATTAGGGAAGCAGACGATGAAGATTGTGCAGCAGAACTTTACTGCCACCATTGCTGTCAATACGGCAGCAATGTTACTGGGGGCGATTGGGCGAACCAATCCGATGATTTCAGCTCTTATTCATAATGCGGCGACTATTGGGGTAGTGCTTAATAGTGCTCGGATTTTAGTGGCTCATAAAAAGCGGTGGTAG
- a CDS encoding HMA2 domain-containing protein produces the protein MTYLTGLALGISAGRQLHQLLRRDGFSLVHALPGRRRYQHEDLLQNKELGLEWQRHLAGIQGISQVKVSPETGSLLVEYTLPEEHLDLVMEYLEQLHRLPGPRSDYGRIGMEIQRFFRRMNRTIFQNTASTLDLRTIMALLMLVRGGAKIWNLGQRPSGPQMIWWAYSLLRGRH, from the coding sequence ATGACTTATCTTACCGGATTAGCTTTAGGTATTTCTGCCGGACGTCAGCTCCATCAACTGCTGCGTAGAGACGGCTTTTCTTTAGTGCATGCTTTGCCAGGCCGGCGGCGGTATCAGCATGAGGATCTGCTGCAAAACAAGGAGCTGGGGTTGGAATGGCAGCGCCATTTAGCCGGTATCCAGGGAATTTCCCAGGTTAAGGTAAGCCCGGAAACAGGCAGTCTGCTTGTAGAATACACATTACCGGAGGAACACCTTGACCTAGTGATGGAGTACCTTGAGCAACTGCACAGGCTGCCGGGGCCACGATCCGATTATGGCAGGATTGGCATGGAGATTCAACGTTTTTTCCGGCGAATGAACCGTACAATATTTCAGAATACCGCAAGTACCTTGGATTTGCGTACAATTATGGCGTTATTGATGCTAGTGCGCGGAGGGGCCAAAATATGGAATCTTGGCCAGCGTCCATCAGGACCACAGATGATATGGTGGGCCTACTCTCTGCTGAGAGGACGTCACTGA
- a CDS encoding HMA2 domain-containing protein: MSLCHGRINLGLVVSLLGSILTLPLNKRVHWWLGVGFVLLATIHTWQHRRQFTHYLHKERHEMDLASLVVNSSTKVKFFLQQTQVLHYMPGRVRLFSQHLLNNQAVARQVSEHLEAIPEIKSFTVNAATGSLLIHYSPEDISQNPLLRDIEKLVAEQYGR; the protein is encoded by the coding sequence ATGAGTTTATGCCATGGAAGAATAAATTTAGGATTGGTAGTGTCGTTATTAGGGAGCATTCTTACTCTGCCGCTTAACAAACGGGTTCATTGGTGGCTCGGAGTAGGCTTTGTCCTGCTGGCGACTATTCATACATGGCAGCATCGCAGGCAGTTTACCCATTATTTGCACAAGGAGAGACATGAGATGGACCTAGCTTCCCTGGTTGTTAATTCATCAACAAAAGTGAAATTTTTTTTACAGCAGACTCAAGTCTTACATTATATGCCCGGCCGTGTTCGTTTGTTCTCACAGCACCTGCTGAATAATCAGGCGGTAGCCCGGCAGGTAAGCGAACATCTGGAAGCAATACCGGAAATTAAATCTTTCACTGTTAATGCTGCTACTGGTTCACTCCTTATCCATTATTCTCCTGAAGATATTTCCCAAAACCCGCTGCTGCGCGATATAGAGAAACTAGTTGCTGAACAATATGGAAGGTGA
- the feoB gene encoding ferrous iron transport protein B — MENTKVSIALAGNPNSGKTTIFNSVTGARQHVGNYPGVTVEKREGYRKFKNHELLVVDLPGTYSLTAHSLDELVARNFIVQDKPDVIVDILDAGNLERNLYLAVQLLELERPMVVALNMVDVAESIGTKIDEKVLSEKLGVPVVRTIGNRHTGLDDLLAAAVKVAGDKTQKTFVINYGDYVESKITEISNLLVEVKHELRYPQRWLALKLLENDTEIVNAVKGLAEGARVLTAVDAARKSLQDSAGMDPELAIANLRYQFVGTLSQQVITSKREGVLTASDKIDRVLTNRMLGLPVFLGLMWLLFNFVFAAGAYPQDWIEQGMGALGNWAGQTMPEGDLRSLVVDGIIGGVGGVISFLPNIIILFLGIAVLEDTGYMARAAFIMDRVMHAVGLHGKSFIPLLLGFGCSVPAIMGTRTLENPRDRLVTILVTPLMSCSARLPVYTLLIAAFFHESIAGTVLFSIYILGIFLAIVMARIFRSVLFTGEPEPFVMELPPYRIPTIQSILMHMWERSVLYLKKAGTIILAVSILVWFMVNYPSQVDFSKDYEALAAQAEASFSQQVDEEIVKPLNIGAIEDNKDLEVLIADLTAIDEEFAAESEELEEESAELAALTAEKDAKVKELETTNPELYPLAARYLELKGESDEQLAAYESEQAHEKLEHSYAGQIGKFIEPAIQPLGFDWKSGIGLVASFAAKEVLVSTMGTIYNLGTEDEGSVALQQALADDPNFTPLVAYSLMVFVLIYSPCLAALAVIKRESNSWKWPAFACVYTTALAWIMSFLVYQIGTLMGY; from the coding sequence TTGGAAAATACTAAAGTGAGCATTGCTCTGGCTGGCAACCCCAATTCAGGCAAAACAACGATCTTCAACAGTGTTACCGGGGCCAGACAGCATGTTGGCAACTATCCCGGGGTAACTGTTGAAAAACGTGAAGGGTACCGAAAGTTTAAAAATCATGAATTATTGGTGGTTGATTTGCCAGGAACATACAGCCTGACTGCTCACTCACTGGATGAACTGGTGGCCCGCAATTTTATCGTGCAGGATAAACCTGATGTTATTGTCGATATCCTGGATGCCGGTAATCTGGAACGTAATTTATACCTGGCAGTACAATTGCTGGAACTGGAACGGCCAATGGTAGTTGCCCTTAACATGGTTGATGTTGCAGAAAGCATAGGCACAAAAATTGACGAAAAAGTGTTATCCGAAAAACTGGGAGTGCCGGTAGTCCGCACAATTGGCAACCGTCACACTGGCTTGGATGATCTTTTGGCAGCTGCTGTAAAAGTAGCGGGCGATAAAACACAAAAAACGTTTGTTATTAATTACGGTGATTACGTCGAGAGCAAAATAACTGAAATCAGTAATTTATTGGTCGAAGTAAAGCATGAACTGCGGTATCCTCAGCGCTGGCTGGCCCTGAAGCTGCTGGAAAACGATACCGAGATCGTTAATGCAGTAAAGGGATTGGCTGAAGGTGCCCGGGTTTTAACTGCTGTTGATGCGGCCCGGAAAAGCTTGCAGGATTCTGCCGGCATGGATCCGGAACTGGCTATTGCCAATCTCAGATATCAGTTTGTTGGCACGCTGAGCCAGCAGGTTATTACTTCCAAACGTGAGGGGGTTTTAACTGCCTCTGATAAAATCGATAGAGTTTTAACAAATCGTATGCTTGGGTTACCCGTATTCCTTGGACTTATGTGGTTATTATTTAATTTTGTGTTTGCTGCAGGTGCCTATCCGCAGGACTGGATTGAACAGGGTATGGGAGCTTTGGGCAATTGGGCTGGACAAACAATGCCTGAAGGTGATCTGAGATCGCTGGTGGTTGACGGGATAATCGGCGGTGTTGGTGGGGTTATCTCATTTTTGCCTAATATTATCATACTGTTTCTAGGTATCGCAGTGCTTGAAGATACCGGCTATATGGCCAGGGCTGCATTTATCATGGATAGAGTTATGCATGCGGTGGGATTGCATGGTAAGTCATTTATCCCGCTGTTGCTAGGGTTTGGCTGCAGTGTACCGGCAATTATGGGTACGCGAACTCTCGAGAACCCGCGTGACCGTCTGGTTACAATCTTAGTAACACCACTTATGAGCTGTAGTGCGAGATTGCCGGTCTATACCCTGCTTATTGCTGCTTTCTTCCATGAAAGTATTGCCGGTACAGTTCTGTTTTCCATCTATATATTAGGTATATTTCTGGCTATCGTTATGGCGCGTATTTTCCGGAGTGTGCTCTTTACCGGCGAGCCGGAGCCTTTTGTTATGGAGTTGCCGCCTTACCGTATACCGACGATACAATCCATTCTGATGCATATGTGGGAGCGTAGTGTACTCTACCTGAAAAAAGCCGGTACGATAATTCTGGCTGTTTCTATCCTGGTTTGGTTTATGGTTAATTATCCGAGTCAGGTTGATTTCAGCAAAGACTATGAAGCCTTGGCTGCCCAGGCTGAAGCCAGCTTTAGTCAGCAAGTCGACGAGGAGATTGTTAAGCCGTTAAATATTGGGGCAATTGAAGATAATAAAGATCTGGAAGTGTTAATTGCCGATTTGACGGCAATTGATGAGGAGTTTGCCGCAGAAAGTGAAGAACTAGAGGAAGAAAGTGCGGAACTAGCAGCGTTGACAGCTGAAAAAGATGCCAAAGTCAAAGAGCTGGAAACGACTAATCCTGAATTGTATCCACTGGCTGCCCGTTACTTAGAGCTTAAAGGTGAAAGTGATGAGCAACTTGCCGCTTATGAGAGCGAGCAGGCCCATGAAAAGCTGGAACACAGTTATGCCGGGCAGATAGGTAAATTTATTGAGCCGGCAATTCAACCGCTAGGGTTTGACTGGAAGTCAGGTATTGGTTTAGTGGCCTCCTTTGCGGCCAAAGAGGTTTTGGTTAGTACAATGGGTACCATTTATAATCTTGGTACAGAAGACGAAGGTTCGGTTGCCCTGCAGCAAGCACTGGCTGACGATCCCAACTTTACTCCGTTAGTTGCTTATTCGCTGATGGTGTTTGTGCTTATCTACTCGCCTTGTCTGGCCGCGTTAGCGGTTATCAAGCGGGAATCCAATTCCTGGAAATGGCCGGCCTTCGCCTGCGTTTACACGACGGCCCTGGCTTGGATAATGTCCTTCCTGGTATATCAAATTGGAACCTTAATGGGGTATTAA
- a CDS encoding FeoA family protein: MPIHNAVPSQLMVVAALGGPREVRSRLTDLGFTPGTPVCVLSRTNESVIVKVRGSRIMLNNSLACNITVK; encoded by the coding sequence ATGCCGATCCATAATGCTGTTCCAAGCCAGTTGATGGTCGTAGCTGCACTGGGCGGCCCGCGGGAAGTACGCTCGCGCCTTACCGATCTGGGATTTACACCGGGAACACCGGTCTGTGTACTAAGCCGTACCAATGAATCTGTCATTGTTAAAGTTCGAGGCAGTCGAATTATGCTAAACAATTCCCTGGCTTGCAACATTACAGTAAAATAG
- a CDS encoding FeoA family protein → MVKLLSELSPGDRGTVAKIHGNGPVQRRIIDMGVVPGSKVEVQKYAPLGDPMEVKVMGFNLSLRKVEAKNIEIKLNE, encoded by the coding sequence ATGGTTAAATTATTAAGTGAATTATCGCCTGGAGATCGGGGGACAGTTGCGAAGATCCATGGTAATGGACCTGTCCAACGCCGTATTATTGACATGGGGGTAGTACCCGGCTCAAAAGTAGAGGTGCAAAAATATGCTCCGCTTGGCGATCCGATGGAAGTCAAGGTAATGGGTTTTAACCTTTCGCTGCGTAAGGTCGAAGCCAAAAATATTGAAATTAAGCTGAATGAGTAG
- a CDS encoding response regulator — MARVLVVDDALMMRKTIGTFLIRAGHVVVEEAATGEQAVAAYKKHLPDLVTMDITMPGVDGIGALEQITAFDPGARVVMVSALGQKHKVFDALQHGAKGYILKPFTEEKLLSIINELLGATTGGISSVVSEPVVMNANEKPLTAKMAFAVDNDANIVRITTLRDFAPVDFADLTKAIEGILQNQPPSIVFDFACGNALHCKSAPVYRKILEMVIASGQILKIICYAQDYTSYFRNIPSLQETEFELVKKRGVL; from the coding sequence ATGGCGCGGGTGTTAGTTGTTGACGATGCCTTAATGATGCGGAAAACAATTGGAACGTTTTTAATCAGAGCCGGTCATGTGGTGGTAGAGGAAGCTGCAACTGGCGAACAGGCAGTTGCGGCGTACAAAAAGCATCTTCCAGACCTGGTAACGATGGATATCACTATGCCTGGCGTGGATGGAATTGGTGCTTTGGAGCAAATTACAGCGTTTGATCCAGGGGCCAGAGTTGTTATGGTGAGTGCCCTGGGCCAAAAACATAAGGTGTTTGATGCGTTGCAACACGGGGCGAAAGGTTATATTTTGAAGCCGTTTACAGAGGAAAAGCTGCTGTCGATCATTAATGAGCTGTTAGGCGCAACGACCGGTGGAATAAGTTCTGTTGTCTCTGAGCCTGTAGTCATGAATGCCAATGAAAAACCTTTGACTGCCAAAATGGCGTTTGCTGTAGATAATGATGCGAATATTGTTAGAATTACTACTTTACGTGATTTTGCGCCAGTTGACTTTGCCGATTTGACAAAAGCAATAGAGGGGATACTGCAAAATCAACCCCCAAGTATTGTTTTTGATTTTGCCTGTGGAAATGCACTGCATTGTAAAAGTGCGCCTGTCTACAGAAAAATTCTCGAGATGGTCATTGCTTCCGGCCAAATATTAAAAATAATTTGCTATGCTCAGGATTATACTTCGTATTTCCGGAATATCCCGAGTTTGCAGGAAACTGAATTCGAACTTGTAAAAAAACGGGGTGTACTATAG